In Meleagris gallopavo isolate NT-WF06-2002-E0010 breed Aviagen turkey brand Nicholas breeding stock chromosome 6, Turkey_5.1, whole genome shotgun sequence, the genomic stretch aggcatttgGAAAGAAGGTCTGCTGGGATGTTCCCCCATCGCAGCTTCTTCACAACTTAGTAAACACGTGCAATTCATTGTTCATCATACTGGAATTAATCTTCTCCGGACTACGAAAGTTATTGTCCTGAAGCACAATTCTGAAACAAGTAGTTGATCTTGGCCCAAGATACTTACCCATAGGTTCCTTTATACTTTGTCCTGTGGTACCACCTGGAGGCTGGAGTCTCAGTGCTGTATCTGCAATGCATGTGTGATGCCAGAGGTCTTGAAGACaatacaaagattaaaaaaaaaaaccttcagagAAAGCATAGGTAGGGACTGCAAGGCGCTAATCAATGAGTCAGGCAATAACTAGAGAAAGCAACGTCTGGAGGACTCCCATCAAGACATACCCTAATTCTGTccagctgtgggctgctggTGGGCTGGGCATTACACTTGGGTGTGGGTGCAAGTACTGCAGCAACTCAGACAGCAGGGCCAGTGGTAATGGGAATTCTACATGGTGGAACCAAAAGTATTCagactttaaagaaaaattctgcaagCCAAGTGAATCTTTACCAAGTTCTGATAATTTTTTGCAAACCTAAATAAGCTCTTtgtgtataaaaatatatttgttaaaCATTTTGATGTTATTTCAATCATAATTTTAAAAGGGTTTTTGAGGACAGGCTCTTACTCATGTACATTTGCTGTCATGTGTTCCAGGCTACTTGTGGATAAAAATATGGCACATTCCTGAGTATTGCACAGAGGTATATATTATCCAGCAAGCTATACGACATCTTTGACAATCTGCCTTTTAGCATCTATGTGCTTTATATTTTCTCTcgttttaaagagaaatttaatgCTGATCTGAAACTGCTACTATATTCTCCCTGTCGCCTGGATTCAATTAGAAAAGCAGGTAGATGAAGATATTGTGACAACTATTCTTTCCCTCAAAACTATGCAGCAATTTATATTCCAAAAGGCTGACGTGATAATTTAGAGCATTTTTGAATGCTTCTTTGTACTAGTTAAAAATTCAGAACTATCTATCTCATCTCACAGCAGTCCCTGAAATCCACAGTGAAAGGCAAAGCTGTGAAAATTTTCTCAGCTCAAATCTCTATAACTGCACGTGACAACTTAAGCAGCAGAGCTTGGATAGTGCTTACAGGGTTTTTCATGTTGTCACCACAAAAGACAGCAGAAGTGTTAAAGCAATGGGATTTGAAGGATCAAATTCTTATCATTCATAGCAAGAGGAATGGCAGTGTCTTCGCTATGAAGTTGATGTGTCTTTAGTTCATCCTGCAGCTAAGCATCAGCTATGATTTTGCAACTCAGAAGCAAAGACAGGTTTGTACCAACTCTGCTGGCACAGTCAAACCAGGTGCGTAAAGACATGTAGCACACAGTTGCCATACCTCATATATGCCTTGAGGTAAATGCAACTTTTTGTATTCAGCAACATTATTGTCTCACTTTTGTGGTATAttgttttcttacatttaatTATGTAATGCTCTTCaattgcatttcagcagtgggggagcaaatccttctctgatacgatcctgctgctgtcagctgagCTATTACTATTGGGTTTCATCCGGCTCATTGTTTGAAAGAGCAAAACCTGCTGAACTGATAAATGTACAGTTTTTGAGAGTTTTTGTGAGTACAACAGTCTTAGAAGTTCTGTTCAAATTCAGAGAAGATGGATCCTGCCCAAAAGAATTTGTAGTTTAAAAGCCTCATGGTTCATCCCTTGCTACTTGTCTTCTGCTTCTAGAGTAACAACACATTTCACCTCTTGCAGAGTCCTCCTAATACCTCTGACACTTTTTTTCGTggttaaatatatttcaagcaGCAGGCAAACAAGTTGCCTGTGTGCACGTTTCAAGTTGCTGTTTCTCCAATGACCTTCTTTCATGCTCTTTCATCTCTAAATTTAGCTAGCTACTGAAGTGAGTCTAGCGACACAGGAAACACTAATGCAGGCTGTATGTAATCACTCTTAAAAGAACAGCACAGATTATGAGACGGTCTAATCGCTATTGTGTAGCCAAATGAAGTTTATTTTATGAAACTGCACCTTTTTAAGTCTAATAAACCATTACAGACATTCAGTCCAGACCAACACATGCAGCACAAAATCAAAAGTATTATTCAAGGGCTGACACTCAGAACATGGAAATCTTTTAAGGATTGTTGTGTCCATATTTGAACAGATGACATTGTAACTGCCAGCACAAGTGTCCCACAGACATTAAACCTGAAATTTAACCTTTGTCAATGCTGCTTCATTGTCCTCTAAAGAGGAAAGCACACTGCAGAATAAAGGGAACCATTTAAGAATCTGCAATAAAGTAATGAGATTCAGAAAGGTACTGTACAGATACTGAGATGGGAACtgagatgagatgatgagaTCATAACAAGtttaaagaagcagcagaaaggttATACCACTTTAAATATTGTACAGCACTGTCAGATACAATAAATATAGCAAAATACTAAATTTTCTGCACCACTTGAGTAAGATGAGTAATGAACAATTTGATTCCCTGGATCAAATACATAAAATctgattaaaatattaataatatatcTGCTTATATAGATAATGGAATAGTTTTAAAGTTTCTAATAACCTTTGTTTTGAGAAATCATACTTCAAAAATTCTAgtaaaaaagcttttccttctgtgaaaaCAGCACAAGCACAACCCAGGAAAGTAGTTAATTCTTTAATAAAGTGGGATAGATATTCTTCTGGGATAAAGACACAAAGTTCCACAACTAAATGAATACCCAGTCAAAATACCATACTGTTTCTCCGCAGTATGTACAACTGATATGACATGCAAAAGACTTCAAACAGCCATAAATTACAGATGTAAGATACAGTACAACAGTTTCAAATGCATATCTTCATCCCATATTAGTTATTACCACAAGTTTTCAATGCATATCAGTTCTCTATCTTGTTACTGGGATCCATGAACATTATGAGCGGGtcttttctgggaaaaaagaataatcttgcattttaaacaatttatttctCAGTATATTTCTAACATAAAGCAAGACAGAGTGATGGTTTGATATTCTGTCTAACTTACAGGCTCATCTGATttaaagaatatataaaattttAACTGTCTTTGTACCATGATTAAGTATGAGACAGCAAATTTGTGACATGGAAGGACATGGTGTAACCAAAGCAGATTCGTTTACTGGAACTTGCTCTAATCTTACTTGCATAATCAACTCTCTGCTTCTAAGGATCTTATTATATCCCTTGGCATGACAGGTATCCAGCTCAGTGGTATCCACCACTTAGCAAAAACTTGTTAGAAACTCCAAAAATCTGTATATACTTTCAGCGCTGCTTTAAAATATGATGTATTGAAGATACAACTaacttacaaaaataaaagaactgtaCAAATCACACTCTTCCAATGCAATGAGACTGCTCAAGAAAATAGCAATGTGATCCCTGAAACAAACAaccagaacaaaaatgaaaagaatgattcttaaaataataaaaaaaaagtaaaaacattttcccCTGCCAAAGTTCTAGAATCACTGAAGGCTTATGTATCACAGAATATAAAACTTGTCTCTCTGCCCCCAcaatatttctttcctctttccacgAGTACTGGTTGAACAGATTCCCCTTTGTTGGTAGTGTGGCACAAGCCTTGCTGAATGGGTTAAGGCTAGAAGAGTTGGAAAGAACTAAAAACCCCAACAGGCAACTAATCCCCTGGCATTCACACAAAatcagggaaataaaataaacctgaaGGTAGGCATGTGTGTTTATTTCCAAAGTGATTTTCTATGAAGCTTAAAATTAAACCAAAATAAACACCTATCTGAAATGCTACTCGCTTAAGGTCTCTCATCTAAACAAAGTCATCTGACTGTTCACACCACTCTGCCACAGAGATGTGTGATGCTATGCCCGCTCACAATGTGTTAAAACAATTAAACAATTAAACAATGTATTTTAACACATTCCAGTGTTTTAACATTTTACAAGGCACAGAGAATCTAAGAAGAACTACACAGCGGCTTCTGAACGTATAAGGATATGGCAGCTCCCATGTAATTACATGACAGCTATCTCTTAATGTCAGTCATTAACACAGACCATCTAAGACCAGCAAGCAACATCGCCTCATCTTTGGGATACTGTACTTAACTCTACTGACAATTACAGACTAATCAGCAAATAACTACCATTTAAAAGACTATACCAACAGAAGCTTCACCATGCAGTTACAATGCTCTTGCATGGTGTACTCGATAAGTAtcttgaaacaaaataattcagattttgTACTGTTGTTAGAAATGGAGAAATTTTCTAGCACTACTTCCTCTGGCTATAACTGCACAAGTCCTGCATGAGCAGCAGGCTTCCTCTGACTAACAGCTTCTTTTTGCAAATTCCAGAAGAGTTTAAAGGAATCAGTGGGTACAAAGAACCCCCATCTTATCTATCTGAAAAGAACTGTTATTAGATGCACTATGTACTTGATGGCAAAGAAATATGCTTTTCCatagaaaaacaagttttagGGTTAATTAAAAACTTTCTGTTGGTTAATGCTGCTGCACcactatgtatttttttctgactagTAATGCGGAAatcatatatgcatatatgtaaaCAGAATATATAGAAGATAATAGCAAGGAGACGTAAAGTGCTTTTAATTATGAACATTTTATATCACTTTGCACCCTTCCCTGTTAAGTTACCAtactcaaaataattttagatcAACTGGCTCAGGTGTACACTATGAAATAACATAATTTCCCTACTCTTTGATGGTAGCAATCTCagtaaaatcaaaattaattcgTGCCAGGGGAGTAAAAGCACACAGATACTAAGAGGGAAAGAGGTGAGCTGAGAATTCTCAAGGGGCAAAATAGTAGGCAAAGGGAAGTAAGGCTCTGTTGTAGAGGTCCCCGTTCTCAAGGAATTTGTAACACATTCACTTTAACACAGTGCTGAGGAACTATTACACAAACCAATGCCTTTAACACACCTCAGGCTACTGTtggatgaaaagaaagaaactagGATTCCTCAACTGAGAACAAGTGCCAGGAtgatgcttttaatttttctgatttaCATTCTCTACTTCTCTAGTCACAGACTCTGAAGAAACAGTATCCTTGCCTATTCAGAAAACCCAGTCTAGCACATTTTGCAGAAGGATGATATTAAACCTAGTTTGTTTTTGCCTCTTCAGGTCTGATGTCAAGTACCTATGCATTTCCTAATCCATTATGGTACCTAGCACATACTATTCTATGTTTCAAGAAAGCAACAGTTCTATAGTAACAAAGCTCCTAAGTAAGATAGATCTATAACTAAGAATAACTGTATATTAGAACCAGGTTTACTGGGTTTTTACTTAAGGCAGTCATTACAAGATGTATATTCTTTTTGAAGAGTCGcaacaaaaaatgtaatttttttaaccTAGGCTTTTGGCAGCTGAATGTGTTACCTTCACCTATTTTCTGTCCTTCTAATCCAAAGAACTCTCCAGCCTGTGGAACCACTGGAAGCCAAGCTGAGGTGTACCAGCTGGCCTTTTAATTTCTCCCAGTCAGTTTAGTTAGATGTCCAGTGGGCTTACAATAGCAAAGTCAGAATCTTTGCTGTTATTACTACTGTTGTCATCAGGGCTGGAACTCAGGTTGCTGGAGGAGGCTGAAATGGAGCCCATCAGAGGGTCAGAGAATACCAAAGGACGAGATGGAGCTTCTGGCTTCACCGCTGACTCCTTGAATGTCTGAAGCAACTGTGCTGGCTCTGGGACAGcacttctgcttccttcttctTTGGAAACCAAAATACAGTCATCAGCATCCTTACTCTCTCTAGTGCTTGAATCAGTGGCAGTCTGTAAGACAATAGCACAGAAAGAACTGTAAGTCAGTACCCATTTTACTATTTAAAAGAGTTTTCTGACACACAGTGACGATTCAGGAATGGGATAGAGGAATTATCATTATTCAGAAATTTGCAACGCCcatattaaaaagtaaaaaaatcaacacatgTATTATGGATTAAATTATTAATGACAACAGTACAAAAGCTCTAAAATTACCATGAGATATGAAGTTCTTATGTGTTTCCTTATTACAGTGCATCTGTGCCATGCTCCCAGTAGCTGGGCATCCAATGCATACAGCACAGTTGTGAAGATTTTAGGCAATTCTATTCacactgctgttatttttctacCGAAGCTCATAAAGACAAACAGAGGTATTTTTTGCAGATATGCACGTACAATGGTATCTTGCAGTTCTTCAAGAGAGTGGTTTGACATAAAATTTCCTGATAAAATTCTGCTCAGTGGAATCTGAGCTGTAAGTCATATTTTAGCGTGCAGCAGTACAAGGCAGATTTGTACTCCCAGGTCTTGATGTTGTGGGCTGAAGAACTAAGCACTGTCTCACTTTACCAGAAAACGCGGATCTGGGAATCCCTAATCTATCTTGTTAGATCTTGGGAAATGACTGTCCCAAAGCATTCCAATAGTGGATGATGAATAATGTTGATGTACCAGAAAATTCTCTATGATCTCGCAATCTTATATTCCAACTGAATGTattcagctttttaaaagaCATTGCTGCATGTAATTAGAAGGGAAGACTGCCATATACAGCATGGTGGGATTTCTCCTACATTGACAAAACTGGCAACATATTAGCGTGGTTGCAAAGTAAATGGACAACAGCCTCTAGTTTCTTCTGCAAGAGTTGGATTCGACTCCTATCCAGCACTATATTCCTCCAACAGTAATATAACTGATTTCTTAGTTGCCAATGTAACGCAACCTACCAAGTGGCCTGAGTGGGACAAGTATCCTGAAGTGGTGTGATATTGAAAACAGCACACTGATTTCAGTAATGCAAGAtcaagggaaaggaaaagtatGGAAATGTGTGTGCCAAACACAAGTCCTTTCATTATGACTGAATGTAAATTCACGTTAAGGTAAAATACAGGTAGCAGgtattagagaaaaaataaatcaataacaaaaaagacaaacagaaaaaatcatAATGAGATAAAAGTAGGCACAGTACATAAAATTGGAGAACAGAGGTTGTCACAAGTATCACCAAGCTACAACttgaatttaatatttttatggcTTCTAGCAAAACTTGCTTTGCCATATTTATTATTACAGCTGAAAACAATTTTGCATTGCTCTGATTAGTAATTATAGAGTAGAATACTCTTGAAAGGGATCTGTAGAGTAGCTCAGAGAGCAAACACTCACCGATAATTGAGAAGGAATTCATTTCAAACTGTTTAAAGTCACAAATTTAGTATTAGCTGAAATACAAATGCATAATTATGACCTGTTTCCTTACAAAACTTGTATGAATGAGAATTGAAATACACATTTCCCTTTGTAGCAAGTAATCTGTTTTGTTATCTGGTTAGTATCTAGGTACAATTATGTCAATTACTCTGTTTTGTAAATAACCCATTTTAGTGCTTTATCATTCAAATGCAAATGTCTTAAGCTCAGTTTTAATGGTCCCAACATAAGACAGCTGCTAGACTGTGCAGAACCAGAGTAGTCCAAATGCGAATAAACAACTTCCCAAATACATTCCATGAAATTACAGAGATCTACAAGGAGAGATACATCTCTACTTAGGCACTTGTCATGTGAGACATAAATTGTTATTAATTAGCATTTACTCTCCTTTGGTCTGTGATGCTGTCAGTCAGCTGCCATCTCCAGGGCTGGGGCCACAGGCTACCCAGtgttgctgctctgctccagtcTTGTGCTGGCATTTACCTGATTTTGTAGGCACCCAGCGCAGCCACAAGACAGGTCCAGGTGGAGCTGTTCTGGGAATCCTAAATACCATGttaaaattttgaattttgcCTCTCTACAAAAGAAACACACATTCCTTTAAATAGTAATTCTCGCATAAGTCACCTGGCTTCTTTACACATTTCTATTTAATACCTCCCAGTCAATGCAGTATAGCCTCATTTTACAAAATTATATGCATTATTATTCTAAGCTATCAGAATCATGTTATTTCAGTTCTCACAGCCCTCACATCAGGATGGCTCCATCTTGTGTAGGGTGACATGGACatactggaaagagtccagcaaaTGGCCGCAAAGATAATCAAGgggctgcagcatctctgctatgaggagaggctgtgaGAGCTGGAACTGCTCAGCCTGAAGAAGACTCAGAGGGATCTCATCAATGTGTGCAGAGACCTGCAGGGAGAGTGCAAGGAGGGCAGAGCCAAACTCTTTTCACTGGTGTacagtgccaggacaagaggcaataggCAAAATCTGGCACACATGAGGTTCtctctgaacatcaggaaatgCTTCTTGACTAGGTGGGCACTGGCagaggttgctcagagaggcagaggggtctcctccttggagatcttaaAAACATTCCTGGACATGGGCCTGGCAGCCTGCTCTGAGTTGGAGCAGATGGGCCCAGAAGTCTCTGCCAATCTCAatcactctgtgattctgccaCAGGAATTATGACACAATTGCCCAGCAAgatcaatattttcttttctttgcttggCATCTCCAAGGTCGGCTAACAGGCTGTCTACCTTATGGCAGTGAACTCCAGCAAGGACGTCTGATTAGAAGCACTTTGTGCTGGTGCTGTAAATTCACAagttctgcttaaaaaaaatatgtttttgcatAGCAAAATTTTGCAAATCCTCTTCCCtaatgaagggaaaagaaggagaacCACTCATTCTAAATTCTTTTTGTTAGTGTTGGGCTTTGCAATACTATTTTTCATTCTAACAATACTTCCTGTTTGAGTTAAAGAGACCAATAGACCACTGAAATATCAGACAAGCAGCAGACTACATATACTGACTCAAAAATGATATAAAAGATCCTCTGTAAATGTCTTAACCCTACATCACACTGGTATTTTGGTACTTTTTCCAGAGGTAAAATACCTCCTCCCTCCCTGTTCTGCctatttctgtttcaggaaACTCATGCTGACGCGAACCATGTTTTCTCCCATCTGCTGCCACTactgaataaatgaaaaatgacagaattaTACTTCCGGTAGCTTTGAAAGTTAACAACCTTACGCCCATTGCCATATGGCTTCtccaaacattttttcctgacGAATATCAGCTACTAGCACCGGGCTTATTTCAATCTCCTTCATACTGTGTATGAGTTAAAACTAACCATAAGAACACAATTCAAGAAAGCTGAGAAGAACGGCAGCTCATTTTGCCTCCTTCTCTGAATCGACATAAAGGCAAGATAATGTGTTAATTATCATTCATTATTTAGCAACAGAAGCCTTCTGTTTGTCAAACGCACACTGCTACCAAAGCCAAACATTCCAACAAATGCTCTACTTCTCTGAGccttttatcttcatttttcgcatttttaattttgcagctTTCATTTCCAAAGAAGGGCTGTATCCTTATCTTCACTTTCCAGAAAAGAGCTTGAGGCAAAAAAGAAGATTTAGAAGATGAAAACTTATGTTACGACCATGCACAAAAGACTCCATTACATGATAGCTATACCTGTACCTTTTCCAGCTGTTCCAGAATTGTCCCTATAATTTCACTAGAGAAAAATCTCTACAGCAAGTCACATTAAACATTACCAAAGTCACAAAAACTGCAAATACAGtaaattttctttagaaagaaatgcattaaatgGATGGTTGGAATTCTTAAGCCCCCTGCAGCTCTCCATAACTGCTCCCAGCTAGACCTACGACAGTACATTTTCTACACCAGAATTAAAAGGCAGTGATGTGACCTAGTTTAGGCCAACAATTAACTCCAGTAATTACCACTTTAATTTCATAGGCTACTTaaagttttagttttttttttaaataaaggtaATCCAAAGTTCTCCTCTTTTCGTTTGATTTTAGACACAGCAGTTAAACTCGATGGGCTCAGGAACAGCATGGAATGAGGGGATACAACCAGGATTGCAATGAGCATTTCTAATCTGAATCTTCTATATCTCTTTCTGGAATAGGGGCAGCAGGAACTTCCAGATGATAACATACGAAGGGGCTAACAGATATGAATGCACTGTATCTACAAATGTATGCCTCATTAAATGCTCTTATGGAGCTTGGCTAGTACAGCCTCCACACACATCATTTGTAGTTGGCTTATTGGCAGCCTCAGAGAGCACAATGAAACTGTGGGACCTGAGAGCATTGCTCAGTTTAAAGGCACATATCCTGACTACACACTGGAACGAGCCCTCAAAGTTTCCATTGGAAAGAAACCTGCACAGAGCAAGCTTCATCTGCcccactgccagcactcagAATGCAATGTCCAAGCACTTCTGCTGAGTTATAAGTGTCTGAGTTAGGACTTCTCCAGCACACAATAATACTGCACACTGTTAGTTCATATGgcattcttcttccattttctatAATAAATCCaagtaaaaacagtaaaaaatactACCTGCCATTTCTGTGTGGAAGTAAAAAATACTTAGTAAAAAAGCtaggaaataaaatgcaaaattagGATGTCATTATGCTCCAACATGCTACCatcagggttttttttcagcctgTGAATCTGCAAGtactaagtaaaaaaaaagatatttccaaCATCAAAATAtaagtaaaatattatttatatttgtttattcataaAATGGTCTAAATCAGCAGGATTGTATATCATAAATCAAAGCAACTGTGCTATTATTTGAGAATAAGTAATTGAAAATGAGTTCCTAGGTCAACTTGTCAGGAGTTAACTTGATCGCAGACTGCGCTAGACTCTGTGGTGACAGTGGTGCCACTCATTTACAGGTGTAAGTGTCAGCTGTGGCCTGGCAGATGAGTCTAAGATGGAAAAGTATATAGAAATGTGCATGTAAAAAAGCAATTGCTTTGAAGATCATATTTGAGTCAGACTGAGTTTTAGATAAAGATGGAAGTTTTAGCGttagagaaaaataactttgtGTGTGAACGTGTCCTGTTACTGAATGCTTTGTATGTGAAAATGTTTACTGATACCAGGAGAAAGTCAATACAATGAAGTAGAAGGTAAAAGTGACCTCCTTGCTATTTCCTTTTCGGCACTGGCCAAGGATACACTGCAATGCAGACAATCAGCTCTTACATAATGGAATGACAGTGAGAATAATCAACTGATATGGGATTATTCGCCTCCAGTTTTGTGATCTGTTTGTAGGAAATTAACCTCAGAAGTagatttaaaaatctgaaagaactACTACTCTCTTCAAACAATGCAAACAGTATGACTTCAATATCTGTATGTGGAGTATAACGCTACAATAGAAGAACTGATAACCAAATAACCATGGTTCCACATGAACCAGAAAACTTGGGTCTCAGTGCTTAAGGCCAGAGCATCTCAGCAAGAAATAAGTTGTGTTTCTGACATAACTCATCTTTTTTTACAGGGTGAGTGTGCTGTAAATGGTGTGCCTCATGCAGTGTCAGCCATGCCAAAGAGAAATGTAAGACTAATTCCATCAGTGAACTGTTTGAAATATCTTTATCTTACCTGTCGTCCTGAGATCAACTGTTGCTTTGTCATAACGGGTCCCTTTAGGATATCACCAGTCCCTTTGTTCTGACTGTTGGAGCAGTAATGGTCATCTGCTATTGTGAtttgctcattttcttcagcttccagTTGGCTCTGGTTGAAACGCAGGGACCCCTTCAGAATATCTTTGATCTGTTGTTAAGTGGGAGAGGAAGGACTATAAGTTAGAAGTCTGGAGgaattctga encodes the following:
- the LOC104911503 gene encoding TBC1 domain family member 5-like; its protein translation is MRGYLGNVLSLAFLFVCFDVAGNIQEVILQERLEKEDEILVSLAGLKQIKDILKGSLRFNQSQLEAEENEQITIADDHYCSNSQNKGTGDILKGPVMTKQQLISGRQTATDSSTRESKDADDCILVSKEEGSRSAVPEPAQLLQTFKESAVKPEAPSRPLVFSDPLMGSISASSSNLSSSPDDNSSNNSKDSDFAIVSPLDI